Proteins encoded in a region of the Chelonoidis abingdonii isolate Lonesome George chromosome 2, CheloAbing_2.0, whole genome shotgun sequence genome:
- the LOC116820740 gene encoding caspase-7-like gives MSLQQRKNRAVIIVNYEFCSRTEPLQPRKGAKREADKLFKALSKLNYAVKLYYDQAAKDIEEIYQQESREEHGDCFVSILSSHGEEGAIYDCWGELVKLTRIFQMLSPQRCPVLAGKPKIFFIQACRGNVTDPGVWVETDSGRPPADSFLHYLSIPDSTAVMFACSPGYSAFLNPLGSMFLQTLLEFLEGDERHLELARLMTRISWKVAFHCEAKGPHQGHKEMPCFVTNMVREVYPFSTQITEPGRL, from the exons atgtccctgcagcagaGAAAGAACAGGGCTGTCATAATTGTCAATTACGAGTTCTGCAGCAGGACTGAGCCGCTGCAACCCAGGAAAGGGGCCAAGAGAGAAGCAGACAAGCTGTTTAAAGCATTATCCAAACTCAACTATGCAGTGAAGTTGTACTATGACCAGGCAGCCAAAGACATAGAGGAGATCTACCAGCAAG AGAGCAGAGAAGAGCATGGTGATTGCTTTGTCAGCATTCTGTCCAGCCATGGCGAGGAGGGGGCCATATACGACTGCTGGGGAGAGCTGGTCAAGCTAACAAGGATTTTCCAGATGTTATCGCCACAAAGGTGCCCAGTGCTGGCAGGAAAGCCCAAGATCTTCTTTATACAG GCCTGCCGTGGGAATGTGACAGATCCAGGTGTGTGGGTGGAGACAGACAGCGGCCGGCCCCCAGCAGACAGCTTCTTGCACTACCTCTCCATCCCTGACAGCACGGCCGTGATGTTCGCCTGCAGTCCAG GCTACAGCGCTTTCCTCAATCCGCTGGGCTCCATGTTTCTCCAGACCTTGCTGGAGTTTCTGGAAGGCGATGAGCGGCATCTTGAACTTGCACGTCTAATGACCCGCATCAGCTGGAAAGTCGCGTTTCATTGCGAAGCCAAAGGGCCACACCAGGGGCACAAGGAAATGCCCTGCTTTGTCACCAACATGGTGCGAGAGGTTTATCCGTTCTCCACCCAAATCACGGAGCCTGGCAGACTCTGA